One genomic window of Agarivorans sp. Alg241-V36 includes the following:
- the glnE gene encoding bifunctional [glutamate--ammonia ligase]-adenylyl-L-tyrosine phosphorylase/[glutamate--ammonia-ligase] adenylyltransferase: protein MPSTLPIPSELSAIAVKSWERLIELAPQLLEQLDQQQQLQSKTAFALSDFIARSCVSQPSLLADIWQQELLAQPLNEQQMREQLSAELAEQITDDGAKKVLRHFRRMQMVLIAWRDLLLKQAVTDSFAQVSAVADSCVDCANQWLYKRCCSESGTPSDAEGNAQPLVVIGMGKLGGRELNFSSDIDLIFCFPENGETQGGRRSIANQQFFIRMGQRLIQLIDQTTADGFVFRVDMRLRPFGESGPLAVSYAAFEDYYQHHGRDWERYAMVKARVINQDLRFDQDIQAMLKPYVYRRYIDFSAIQALRSMKAMINSEIRRKGLRDNIKLGSGGIREIEFIVQTFQLIRGGREPVLQTRSLLQALSQLSEHGELSEAQTQMLREHYLYLRQVENILQQMDDQQTQTLPDTSSDRQRIAWVMGHDDWDSFYQQLQQGLKQVNSCFQSAIGEEEQEEHQAGQDYDDLWHCGADREALASLMSKHVCSEEEQKARVETMYHFMHAVEKRQIGQRGRQTLERMMPSLLQQLFEHPQTSLVLPRVMVLLERILSRTAYLELLAENPASLQQLLRLCAGSAMLAQKLASFPILLDELLDPKLLYNPASEDSYAQQLREFMLRIPPDDMEQQMEALRQFKQIQQLRITAADIAGALPLMKVSDHLTAVAEVIVSAVVEQAWSQMIERHGYPEHLSEQQRGFAVVGYGKIGGIETGYSSDLDLVFLHNSDSSTYTNGPKQIDSKQFYLKLAQRIMHLFNTRTASGVLYELDMRLRPSGASGLLVSAIEAFEQYQVKEAWTWEHQALVRARVIYGDAELAEGFGQVRHKILAQPREAKELAKQVQEMRSKMQGHLSRETEEVLDLKQSAGGMVDIEFIAQYLVLLHTQDYPQLSKWTDNVRIFESCAELELLTPEQAQGLSQSYLDIRDECHRCGLQGLPRLANKAEFKQDLSVVTDTWQQLFT, encoded by the coding sequence TGCCCGCAGTTGCGTTAGCCAGCCCAGTTTATTAGCGGATATTTGGCAGCAAGAACTATTAGCCCAGCCCTTAAATGAACAGCAAATGCGTGAACAGCTAAGTGCCGAGTTGGCTGAGCAAATTACTGATGACGGTGCTAAAAAGGTATTGCGTCATTTTCGCCGTATGCAAATGGTGCTTATTGCTTGGCGCGACTTATTACTCAAGCAAGCGGTAACAGACAGCTTTGCTCAAGTTTCAGCAGTGGCCGATAGCTGCGTAGATTGTGCTAATCAATGGTTGTATAAGCGCTGTTGCAGTGAGTCTGGCACACCTAGCGATGCAGAGGGAAATGCTCAACCTTTAGTGGTGATTGGTATGGGCAAGTTAGGCGGGCGTGAGCTTAACTTTTCTTCCGATATTGATTTGATTTTTTGCTTCCCCGAGAACGGTGAAACTCAAGGCGGCCGACGTAGTATTGCCAATCAACAGTTCTTTATTCGTATGGGACAACGGTTGATTCAGCTGATAGACCAAACCACTGCAGATGGTTTTGTATTTCGCGTGGATATGCGTTTGCGGCCCTTTGGTGAGTCTGGCCCGTTGGCGGTAAGTTACGCCGCCTTTGAGGATTATTACCAGCACCATGGCCGAGACTGGGAGCGCTACGCCATGGTTAAGGCACGAGTGATTAACCAAGACTTACGTTTCGACCAAGATATTCAGGCCATGCTTAAGCCCTATGTTTATCGCCGTTACATTGACTTTAGTGCCATTCAAGCACTGCGCTCGATGAAAGCCATGATCAACTCAGAAATCCGTCGTAAAGGTTTACGCGACAACATCAAGCTGGGCTCGGGCGGTATTCGTGAAATCGAATTTATTGTGCAAACTTTTCAGCTTATTCGCGGTGGACGAGAGCCGGTATTACAAACCCGCTCACTGCTGCAGGCTTTGTCGCAGTTAAGTGAACACGGTGAGTTGAGTGAAGCGCAAACTCAAATGCTACGTGAACACTATTTATATTTGCGCCAAGTAGAAAACATTCTGCAGCAAATGGATGACCAGCAAACCCAAACCTTGCCCGATACCAGCAGCGATCGGCAACGTATTGCTTGGGTAATGGGCCATGATGATTGGGATAGCTTTTATCAACAATTGCAGCAAGGTCTCAAGCAAGTGAATTCTTGTTTCCAATCTGCAATTGGTGAAGAAGAGCAGGAAGAGCATCAAGCGGGTCAAGATTATGATGATCTTTGGCACTGTGGAGCAGATAGAGAAGCGCTGGCCAGCTTGATGAGCAAGCATGTTTGTAGCGAGGAAGAACAAAAAGCCCGCGTAGAAACCATGTACCACTTTATGCACGCCGTGGAGAAACGCCAAATTGGTCAGCGTGGTCGCCAAACCCTAGAACGAATGATGCCTAGTTTACTGCAACAGTTGTTTGAGCATCCCCAAACCAGCTTGGTATTGCCGCGGGTGATGGTTTTGCTTGAGCGAATTTTGTCGCGAACCGCTTATCTAGAGCTGCTAGCAGAAAACCCAGCTTCGCTTCAGCAGCTATTAAGGCTTTGCGCAGGCAGTGCCATGTTGGCGCAAAAGTTGGCGAGTTTCCCGATTCTGTTGGATGAGCTATTAGATCCCAAGTTATTGTACAACCCAGCCAGCGAAGACAGTTACGCCCAACAGCTACGTGAATTTATGCTGCGCATTCCGCCCGATGATATGGAACAGCAAATGGAGGCACTGCGTCAGTTTAAGCAGATTCAACAACTGCGCATCACTGCCGCCGATATTGCTGGAGCCTTGCCGCTAATGAAAGTAAGCGATCACTTAACCGCAGTGGCAGAGGTGATAGTTAGTGCGGTGGTTGAGCAAGCATGGAGTCAGATGATAGAACGCCATGGTTACCCTGAGCATTTAAGCGAACAGCAACGCGGTTTTGCGGTAGTGGGTTACGGCAAAATTGGCGGTATTGAAACGGGCTATAGCTCAGATTTAGATTTGGTATTTTTACATAACAGCGACAGCAGCACTTATACCAATGGGCCAAAGCAAATCGACAGTAAGCAGTTTTATCTAAAGCTGGCACAACGAATTATGCATTTGTTTAATACCCGCACCGCCTCAGGTGTACTGTATGAATTGGATATGCGACTACGGCCCTCTGGTGCTTCTGGCTTGTTAGTGTCGGCCATTGAAGCTTTTGAGCAATATCAGGTGAAAGAAGCTTGGACCTGGGAGCACCAAGCGCTAGTGCGTGCGCGGGTAATTTATGGTGATGCAGAATTAGCAGAAGGTTTTGGCCAAGTGCGCCATAAGATATTGGCTCAGCCACGTGAAGCCAAAGAGCTAGCGAAGCAAGTGCAAGAGATGCGCAGTAAAATGCAGGGGCATTTAAGCCGAGAAACCGAAGAGGTTCTTGACCTTAAACAGTCGGCTGGTGGCATGGTTGATATTGAGTTTATTGCGCAATACTTAGTATTGTTACATACCCAAGATTATCCTCAGCTAAGTAAATGGACCGATAATGTAAGAATATTTGAAAGCTGCGCCGAGCTAGAGCTATTAACGCCAGAACAAGCGCAGGGGCTTAGCCAAAGCTATTTAGATATTCGCGATGAGTGTCACCGCTGTGGTTTGCAAGGTTTACCGCGTTTGGCTAATAAAGCTGAGTTTAAGCAAGATTTAAGTGTGGTCACCGATACTTGGCAACAGCTGTTTACTTAG